A region from the Tachyglossus aculeatus isolate mTacAcu1 chromosome Y4, mTacAcu1.pri, whole genome shotgun sequence genome encodes:
- the LOC119946938 gene encoding histone H4 has protein sequence MSGRGKGGKGLGKGGAKRHRKVLRDNIQGITKPAIRRLARRGGVKRISGLIYEETRGVLKVFLENVIRDAVTYTEHAKRKTVTAMDVVYALKRQGRTLYGFGG, from the coding sequence ATGTCTGGTCGCGGCAAAGGAGGCAAGGGGCTCGGCAAAGGCGGTGCTAAGCGCCACCGCAAAGTCCTGCGGGATAACATCCAGGGAATCACAAAGCCGGCTATCCGCCGCTTGGCTCGTCGTGGTGGTGTCAAGCGCATCTCTGGGCTGATCTATGAAGAGACCCGCGGGGTGCTCAAGGTTTTCCTGGAGAACGTGATCCGCGACGCTGTCACCTATACGGAGCACGCCAAAAGGAAGACCGTCACCGCTATGGACGTGGTTTATGCGCTTAAGCGCCAGGGCCGTACTCTCTATGGCTTTGGTGGTTAA